Proteins co-encoded in one Thermoplasmata archaeon genomic window:
- a CDS encoding DUF3795 domain-containing protein: MAVRLAVNDRAIDASLAGVCGVYCGACPVYRAWAEQDLAKLHALAASLGTTTDRLVCTGCRTPASFCFGGDCEIKACAEERGVVFCPSCEDYPCDRIRRFEAGAPYRAPMRRGADRLREAGVSVWLREQDAVWRCRSCGARTVAGTDTCPSCGNSIPGA; the protein is encoded by the coding sequence AGCCTCGCCGGCGTCTGCGGCGTGTACTGCGGTGCCTGCCCTGTGTACCGCGCGTGGGCGGAGCAGGACCTCGCGAAGCTCCACGCCCTCGCCGCCTCCCTAGGCACGACGACGGACAGGCTCGTGTGCACGGGCTGTCGCACGCCCGCCTCGTTCTGCTTCGGCGGCGACTGCGAGATCAAGGCGTGCGCCGAGGAGCGGGGCGTCGTGTTCTGCCCGAGCTGCGAGGACTACCCGTGCGACCGGATCCGCAGGTTCGAGGCGGGGGCGCCGTACCGCGCGCCGATGCGCCGAGGCGCGGACCGGCTTCGGGAGGCGGGCGTCTCCGTCTGGCTCCGGGAGCAGGACGCCGTGTGGCGTTGCCGTTCGTGCGGGGCGCGGACCGTCGCGGGAACGGACACCTGCCCGAGCTGCGGGAACTCCATCCCGGGTGCCTGA